The Desulfovibrio sp. TomC genome includes a window with the following:
- a CDS encoding acetyl-CoA carboxylase — MEIEKRVVELTDRLNYIKDIFGGRENANIALMQARLDEFSGREGAASPGEKAQMVRQIEDLFEFLEKKLDEELVPMDMVRIVRHPARVSLKDILENVYDNYTEIGGQDEYSIDPSMLIARAYITRRQGDKVVNQPVMVIGQEKGHGQEFRNGGSVKPWGNAKALQYMKVAETERIPIHTYVFTPGAFPVEDYPGAAQQIARNLYEMGGLRVPVVSVISEGGSGGAEAIGLSDVRMMLSRGYYSVISPEGAAAIESGIRQGQRVVPELIAECAKRLNITAADNLRMGYIDKVLEEPALGARPHHYDFFKTLRQEVIQATDQVFLGIAGFKLFRALVASRRKGNDADNMFVRWTLDDAAADRLVWKRYCKYRRMAETAFRDGRPSGQRIASRAKSLAWSGYSFIRYDFLRKHTKNLAKAAGDLEAELRLVAHKLTAPLRKTRDKNAPVVCDPEKSRMLTELSQPEQGACLEEFGWSYVSPKAAEDRAVTCPGAKTYGCPDLWAPDLYGDFAGVCVNCGHHFPMEYQWVMGNVFDAGSIVDYDAEIEAGNPLDYPGFEEKLDAAKKKTGLKSGCVSIDAKIEGIKLVSTVLYSAFRGGSVGAAEGEKFIRALARARRRHYPFLAYVHGTAGIRIQESLNGLIQMPRVTLAVRRYIEAGGLYVVLYDTNSYAGPVASFLGCSPYQFAVRSSNIGFAGPGVIRETTGVDIPPDYHQAHNALARGHIQGIWDRREIRKNLKQVLLTIGGRNLYYR; from the coding sequence ATGGAAATTGAAAAGCGTGTGGTCGAACTGACCGATCGCCTGAACTATATCAAGGACATCTTCGGCGGCCGGGAAAACGCCAATATCGCGTTGATGCAGGCGCGGCTCGACGAGTTCTCCGGCCGCGAGGGCGCGGCCTCCCCGGGCGAAAAGGCGCAGATGGTCCGGCAGATCGAGGATCTTTTCGAGTTTTTGGAAAAGAAACTCGACGAAGAACTCGTGCCCATGGATATGGTCCGCATCGTGCGCCACCCGGCCCGGGTGTCGCTCAAAGACATCCTGGAAAACGTCTACGACAACTACACCGAGATCGGCGGCCAGGACGAATACTCCATCGATCCGAGCATGCTCATCGCCCGGGCCTACATCACCCGCCGCCAGGGCGACAAGGTGGTCAACCAGCCGGTCATGGTCATCGGCCAGGAAAAGGGCCACGGCCAGGAATTTCGCAACGGCGGTTCGGTCAAGCCCTGGGGCAATGCCAAGGCCCTGCAATACATGAAGGTGGCCGAGACCGAGCGCATCCCGATCCACACCTATGTCTTTACCCCCGGCGCGTTCCCGGTGGAGGACTATCCCGGCGCGGCCCAGCAGATCGCCCGCAATCTCTATGAGATGGGCGGCCTTCGGGTGCCGGTGGTGTCGGTCATTTCCGAGGGCGGCTCCGGCGGGGCCGAGGCCATCGGCCTGTCCGACGTGCGCATGATGCTCTCGCGCGGCTATTATTCCGTCATCTCCCCCGAGGGCGCGGCCGCCATCGAGTCCGGCATCCGCCAGGGCCAGCGCGTGGTCCCGGAACTCATTGCCGAGTGCGCCAAACGGCTCAACATCACCGCTGCCGACAACCTGCGCATGGGCTATATCGACAAGGTCCTCGAAGAGCCGGCCCTGGGCGCGCGGCCGCATCACTACGATTTCTTCAAGACCCTGCGCCAGGAAGTCATCCAGGCCACGGATCAGGTGTTCCTCGGCATCGCCGGCTTCAAGCTATTTCGGGCCTTGGTGGCCTCGCGGCGCAAGGGCAACGACGCCGACAACATGTTCGTGCGCTGGACCCTTGACGATGCCGCTGCCGACCGCCTCGTCTGGAAACGCTACTGCAAATACCGCCGCATGGCCGAAACAGCCTTCCGCGACGGCCGGCCCTCGGGCCAGCGCATCGCCTCCCGGGCCAAAAGCCTGGCCTGGTCGGGCTATTCCTTTATCCGCTACGATTTTCTGCGCAAACACACCAAGAATCTGGCCAAGGCCGCCGGCGACCTCGAAGCCGAACTGCGCCTCGTTGCCCACAAGCTGACTGCGCCGCTGCGCAAGACCCGCGACAAGAACGCGCCCGTGGTCTGCGACCCGGAAAAAAGCCGGATGCTCACCGAACTCTCCCAGCCCGAGCAGGGCGCCTGCCTGGAGGAATTCGGCTGGAGCTACGTCAGCCCCAAGGCGGCCGAAGACCGGGCCGTCACCTGCCCCGGAGCCAAGACCTACGGTTGCCCCGACCTCTGGGCCCCGGACCTCTACGGCGACTTTGCCGGGGTGTGCGTCAATTGCGGCCACCATTTTCCCATGGAATACCAGTGGGTCATGGGCAACGTCTTTGACGCCGGGTCTATCGTTGACTACGACGCCGAAATCGAGGCCGGAAACCCGCTGGACTATCCCGGGTTCGAGGAAAAGCTCGACGCGGCCAAGAAAAAAACCGGCCTCAAATCCGGCTGCGTCTCCATCGACGCCAAGATCGAGGGCATAAAGCTCGTCTCCACCGTGCTCTATTCCGCCTTCCGGGGCGGCTCGGTCGGCGCGGCCGAAGGCGAAAAGTTCATCCGGGCTCTGGCCCGGGCGCGCCGCCGCCACTATCCCTTCCTGGCCTATGTCCACGGCACGGCCGGCATCCGAATCCAGGAAAGCCTAAACGGCCTGATCCAGATGCCGCGGGTCACCCTGGCCGTGCGGCGCTACATCGAGGCCGGCGGGCTTTACGTGGTCCTGTACGACACCAACTCCTACGCCGGCCCGGTGGCCAGCTTCCTCGGCTGCTCGCCCTACCAGTTCGCCGTGCGCTCCTCCAATATCGGCTTCGCCGGACCGGGCGTCATCCGGGAGACCACCGGCGTCGACATCCCGCCGGACTACCACCAGGCCCATAACGCCCTGGCCCGGGGCCATATCCAGGGCATCTGGGACCGCCGCGAGATTCGCAAGAATCTCAAGCAGGTGCTCCTGACCATTGGCGGCCGGAATTTGTATTATCGGTGA
- a CDS encoding single-stranded DNA-binding protein, producing the protein MAGSINKVILVGRLGQDPKLTYLPSGQPVAEFSVATDESYKDREGNKVDRVEWHRVKVFGRSAEFCNNYLAKGRLVYIEGAIRTRSWDDQQGQKRYITEVVVTAPGHTVQGLDSRSGQTADAPMGDEGFAPQQPPRRPGPAAGGQGGPQGGGYGGGAPRQQGGAPRPQHGGGQSRPDEDLGPAFPSEASGMDDVPF; encoded by the coding sequence ATGGCCGGCAGCATCAATAAAGTCATTCTCGTCGGACGCCTCGGGCAGGACCCCAAACTGACCTATCTGCCTTCGGGCCAGCCGGTGGCCGAGTTCTCCGTGGCCACCGACGAATCCTACAAGGACCGCGAAGGCAACAAGGTGGACCGGGTGGAATGGCACCGGGTCAAGGTGTTCGGCCGTTCGGCGGAATTTTGTAATAATTATCTGGCCAAGGGCCGTCTGGTCTATATCGAGGGCGCGATCCGCACCCGTAGTTGGGACGACCAGCAGGGCCAGAAGCGTTACATCACCGAGGTGGTGGTGACCGCCCCCGGCCACACGGTCCAGGGCCTGGATTCGCGCAGCGGCCAGACCGCCGACGCCCCCATGGGCGACGAAGGCTTTGCGCCCCAGCAGCCGCCCCGGCGTCCCGGTCCGGCGGCCGGCGGCCAGGGTGGGCCGCAAGGCGGCGGGTATGGCGGCGGAGCCCCCCGGCAGCAGGGCGGGGCACCCCGACCGCAGCATGGTGGCGGACAGTCCCGCCCCGACGAGGACCTCGGACCGGCCTTTCCCTCCGAAGCCTCGGGCATGGACGACGTGCCGTTCTAA
- a CDS encoding SDR family NAD(P)-dependent oxidoreductase has product MQKELTGKVALVTGGSRGIGAATARALADKGADVAVSYAASAEKAEAVVKELTALGVRAAAFKADQAAPAQVRGLIADVVAHFGRLDILVNNAGVLTPGRLDDPSVDPDALARQYAVNIGGVTTAMRAAVPVMADGGRIIIVGSCVASRAAFPGLADYVATKAAVAGYAKGAAHDLGPRGITVNVVQPGPTATDMSPDSGDFAAVLKANTALGRFASPEDIAAGIAFLAGPGAAYITGTALAIDGGFAA; this is encoded by the coding sequence ATGCAAAAGGAACTGACTGGAAAAGTCGCCCTGGTCACCGGCGGGTCGCGCGGCATCGGCGCAGCCACGGCCCGGGCGCTCGCGGATAAAGGCGCGGATGTGGCAGTGAGCTACGCAGCCTCGGCCGAAAAGGCCGAAGCCGTGGTCAAGGAGTTGACCGCTCTCGGGGTCCGGGCCGCAGCCTTCAAGGCCGACCAAGCCGCCCCGGCCCAGGTCCGGGGGTTGATCGCCGACGTGGTCGCCCACTTCGGCCGCCTGGACATCCTGGTCAACAACGCCGGGGTTCTGACGCCGGGCCGCCTGGATGATCCCAGCGTGGACCCCGACGCCCTGGCCCGACAGTACGCCGTCAACATCGGCGGCGTGACCACGGCCATGCGAGCCGCCGTCCCGGTCATGGCCGACGGCGGGCGCATCATCATCGTGGGCTCGTGCGTGGCCTCCCGGGCCGCCTTTCCCGGGTTGGCCGATTACGTCGCCACCAAGGCGGCCGTGGCCGGCTACGCCAAAGGCGCTGCCCATGACCTGGGCCCGCGCGGCATCACCGTCAACGTGGTCCAGCCCGGCCCCACGGCCACGGACATGAGCCCCGATTCCGGCGACTTTGCCGCCGTGCTCAAGGCCAACACGGCCCTTGGCCGCTTCGCCAGCCCCGAGGACATCGCCGCCGGCATCGCCTTCCTGGCCGGTCCGGGGGCGGCCTACATCACCGGCACAGCCCTGGCCATCGACGGCGGCTTCGCCGCCTAA
- a CDS encoding heavy metal translocating P-type ATPase codes for MPHNDHDHGPGHDQPQSHIHSHDRAHDHSPGPGSSHGQDHAPAAGPSVLGRLEAVNPFPCCCGGSCAAPTAGTTSAELPQAAHTDTYRIEAMDCPTEERMLRKALEPMPGVKGLAFNLLGRELTVCHDLPDPGPIVLAIADLGMTAVPVVPGTAGATRAGAATSWLSPTLAVALVLSVASELLEWFGLGTPWLPAGCALLAIALSGLPIYKKGLIALRHRDLNINALMSVAATGALFLGQFPEAAMVMTLFAVAEKLESASLTRAKNAVTALLALAPQEATVGRTDGSFAVVPADAVPVGTTVRLRPGERVALDGMVTAGRSSLDQSAITGESLPVEKAPGDPLFAGSVNQEGELHYQTTALATDSTLARITRAVVASPGKQARTQRFVDRFAALYTPSVFTAAVAVAVLPPLVLGASFAEWIYKALVILVIACPCALVISTPVSVVSGLAAAARRGILIKGGLFLEQGHAIGTLVLDKTGTITTGRPVATDVENLAGDPGVNRSIAVSLAARSDHPVSKAVARAGREDGVALLPVTDFTALPGRGVRAMVEATPYHLGNHRLIEELGLCSPAIEARLDALEGAGKTAVLLADATGVLTLFAAADALRPHSREAVAELHALGVKTVMLSGDNAHTAAAIAQAVGIDAAKGDQLPEDKAAAVDALAAQAAQAGGAALIGMVGDGINDAPALARADIGFAMGAAGTDAAIETADVAIMDDDLRKIAAFIRLSRATVATLKQNIALALGLKGVVLALTFLGYGSMLLAVFADMGTSLLVIANGLRLLRR; via the coding sequence ATGCCCCATAACGACCACGACCATGGCCCCGGCCATGACCAGCCCCAGAGCCATATCCACAGCCACGACCGTGCCCACGATCACAGCCCGGGGCCTGGTTCCAGCCACGGCCAGGATCATGCCCCGGCTGCCGGGCCGTCGGTCCTGGGTCGCCTTGAGGCGGTCAATCCGTTTCCCTGTTGTTGCGGTGGCTCCTGCGCCGCGCCGACCGCCGGGACAACGTCCGCCGAGCTGCCCCAGGCCGCCCATACCGACACCTACCGCATCGAAGCCATGGACTGCCCAACCGAAGAACGCATGCTCCGAAAGGCCCTGGAGCCCATGCCCGGGGTCAAGGGACTGGCCTTTAACCTGCTTGGCCGGGAACTGACTGTCTGCCACGATCTGCCAGACCCCGGGCCCATCGTTTTGGCCATAGCCGATCTCGGCATGACCGCCGTGCCGGTGGTCCCGGGGACGGCGGGGGCCACCCGCGCCGGGGCGGCGACGTCCTGGCTCTCCCCCACCCTGGCCGTGGCCCTGGTCCTGTCTGTGGCCTCGGAATTATTGGAATGGTTCGGGCTGGGGACACCCTGGCTGCCGGCTGGATGCGCCCTGCTGGCCATCGCTTTAAGCGGCCTGCCCATCTACAAAAAGGGGCTTATTGCCCTGCGCCACCGCGACCTCAACATCAATGCGCTCATGAGCGTGGCTGCAACCGGCGCACTGTTCCTGGGGCAGTTCCCCGAGGCGGCCATGGTCATGACCCTTTTTGCCGTGGCCGAGAAGCTCGAATCCGCCTCGCTGACCCGGGCCAAAAACGCGGTCACCGCCCTGTTGGCCCTGGCCCCCCAGGAAGCGACCGTGGGCCGGACGGACGGCAGCTTTGCCGTGGTCCCGGCCGACGCCGTGCCCGTCGGGACCACCGTGCGCCTGAGGCCCGGTGAGCGCGTGGCCCTGGACGGCATGGTCACGGCCGGCCGGTCGTCGCTGGACCAGTCGGCCATCACCGGCGAGAGCCTGCCCGTGGAAAAGGCTCCGGGCGATCCGCTCTTTGCCGGCAGCGTCAACCAGGAAGGCGAACTGCACTACCAGACCACGGCCCTGGCCACCGATTCCACCCTGGCCCGCATCACCCGGGCGGTTGTGGCCTCGCCGGGCAAACAGGCCCGCACCCAGCGGTTCGTGGACCGCTTCGCCGCTCTCTACACGCCCTCGGTTTTTACGGCCGCCGTGGCCGTGGCCGTGCTGCCGCCGCTGGTCCTTGGCGCATCCTTTGCCGAGTGGATCTACAAGGCGCTGGTCATCCTGGTCATCGCCTGCCCCTGCGCCCTGGTCATTTCCACCCCGGTGTCGGTGGTCAGCGGTCTGGCCGCGGCGGCCCGGCGCGGCATCCTGATCAAGGGCGGCCTGTTTCTCGAACAGGGGCACGCCATCGGCACGCTTGTCTTAGACAAGACCGGCACCATCACCACCGGCCGGCCGGTGGCTACGGATGTTGAGAATCTGGCCGGCGACCCTGGCGTCAACCGGTCGATTGCCGTCAGTCTGGCCGCCCGGTCGGATCATCCCGTGTCCAAGGCCGTGGCCCGGGCCGGACGCGAGGACGGCGTGGCCCTGCTGCCCGTTACCGACTTCACCGCCCTGCCCGGACGCGGCGTGCGGGCCATGGTTGAGGCCACGCCCTACCACCTGGGCAACCACCGGCTCATTGAAGAACTCGGCCTGTGTTCGCCGGCCATCGAAGCCCGGCTGGACGCCCTGGAGGGCGCCGGCAAGACAGCCGTGCTCCTGGCCGACGCCACCGGCGTCCTGACCCTTTTTGCCGCTGCCGACGCCCTGCGCCCGCACAGCCGCGAGGCCGTGGCCGAACTGCACGCCCTTGGGGTCAAAACCGTCATGCTCTCCGGGGACAACGCCCACACGGCCGCAGCCATTGCCCAGGCCGTCGGCATCGACGCGGCCAAGGGCGACCAGTTGCCCGAGGACAAGGCCGCAGCCGTGGATGCCCTGGCAGCCCAGGCGGCCCAGGCCGGCGGCGCGGCCCTGATCGGCATGGTCGGGGACGGCATCAACGACGCCCCGGCTCTGGCCCGGGCCGACATCGGCTTTGCCATGGGCGCGGCCGGCACGGACGCGGCCATCGAAACGGCCGACGTGGCCATCATGGACGACGACCTGCGCAAGATCGCGGCCTTTATCCGGCTCTCCCGGGCGACCGTTGCGACGCTTAAGCAAAATATCGCCCTGGCCCTTGGCCTGAAGGGAGTCGTGCTGGCCCTGACCTTCCTCGGCTATGGCTCCATGCTTTTGGCCGTCTTTGCCGACATGGGCACCAGCCTGCTGGTCATTGCCAATGGGCTGCGGCTCTTGCGGCGCTAG
- the cadR gene encoding Cd(II)/Pb(II)-responsive transcriptional regulator, giving the protein MRIGELAKRSDCLPETVRYYEREGLLPKPDRSEGNYRLYAEGHLSRLLFIRNCRALEMSLGEIRALLAIKDGAGADCREVCALLEAHIGHVTERLTRLADLREQLVGLRDRCGGVTPVASCGILQGLTEPVPGGRVDASPAEGHVCLGDSGSLCGRGR; this is encoded by the coding sequence ATGCGTATCGGCGAATTGGCCAAACGGTCGGATTGTCTGCCCGAGACGGTGCGGTATTATGAGCGCGAGGGCCTGCTCCCCAAGCCGGACCGGTCGGAAGGCAACTACCGGCTCTATGCCGAGGGGCATCTGTCCCGGCTGCTTTTCATCCGCAACTGCCGGGCCTTGGAGATGAGTCTGGGGGAAATCCGGGCGCTTTTGGCCATAAAGGACGGGGCCGGGGCGGATTGCCGGGAGGTGTGCGCCCTGCTCGAGGCCCATATCGGCCATGTGACCGAGCGGCTGACGCGTCTGGCCGATCTTCGGGAGCAGCTTGTCGGGCTGCGGGACCGGTGCGGCGGGGTGACGCCGGTTGCCAGCTGCGGCATCCTGCAGGGCCTGACCGAGCCTGTGCCCGGGGGGCGTGTTGACGCCAGCCCGGCCGAAGGCCACGTCTGTCTGGGGGATAGCGGCAGCTTGTGCGGCCGGGGGCGCTGA
- the divK gene encoding DVU0259 family response regulator domain-containing protein: MAKKIMVVDDDPQIIAYLTTLFSDNGYDTCSASDGEVALKVLEKERPDCITLDLEMPNEWGPRFYRKYSQKEEFKDIPVIVISGLDGHDQSIRKAVAAIRKPFEPEAVLVAVKKALGE; encoded by the coding sequence ATGGCGAAGAAAATCATGGTGGTCGACGATGATCCGCAGATCATCGCGTATCTGACGACCCTTTTTTCCGACAACGGCTACGACACCTGCAGCGCGTCCGACGGCGAAGTCGCGCTCAAAGTCCTGGAAAAAGAACGCCCGGACTGCATCACCCTGGACCTGGAAATGCCCAACGAGTGGGGGCCGCGCTTTTACCGCAAGTATTCGCAGAAAGAAGAATTCAAGGACATTCCGGTCATCGTCATCAGCGGACTGGACGGCCATGACCAATCCATCCGCAAGGCGGTTGCCGCCATCCGCAAACCCTTTGAGCCGGAAGCGGTGCTCGTGGCCGTGAAAAAGGCCCTGGGCGAGTAA
- a CDS encoding response regulator, with protein MAQKILIVDDDPDIVAYLEDVFSDEGYDTISARNGRLALAAIESERPDAITLDLEMPDMTGPKFNRALEKSGRDIPIVVITGHPGLKYVIPGARAVFDKPIDRLALLAALRDILGPPEV; from the coding sequence ATGGCTCAGAAAATCCTGATCGTGGACGACGATCCGGATATTGTCGCCTACCTGGAAGACGTATTTTCCGACGAAGGCTACGACACCATCTCCGCCCGAAACGGCAGGCTGGCCCTGGCCGCTATTGAATCCGAACGCCCGGACGCCATCACGTTGGATCTGGAGATGCCGGATATGACCGGTCCCAAATTCAACCGTGCCCTGGAGAAATCCGGCCGCGACATCCCCATTGTGGTCATCACCGGCCATCCTGGCCTCAAATATGTCATTCCCGGCGCTCGGGCAGTCTTTGACAAACCCATCGACCGGCTGGCCCTTCTGGCCGCACTCCGTGACATCCTGGGGCCGCCCGAGGTCTAA
- a CDS encoding PAS domain S-box protein encodes MRPRFLPLGLADLAQALPRLLRTIRCSLITKLAIVSGVALMFFFFLWSSLNINAMKTLTTEATMSDMNRLGNTINLGLHYAMLTYAPDTIREIIKSIGTQQGILSIRVYNKKGQIKYSNLISEIDELTDIKEEGCYVCHRTAPPQVHLALRERTRFFTDESGQPCIGILRPIENEPACVNDACHVHPADKKILGLLDITVSQAANEATLANYTERNFLAALAVAGGTFLVLFLFTHLLVNRPVRAMIQATRTIAAGRTFRGVDIRQADELGELGRAIDSMGREVLSKQAELVRQKNRYQDLFEHVPCTITVQDSNLRLLSYNQAFADEFHVHPGQYCYKAYKGREEPCDNCPVIRTFEDGLPHSTEEITLDRDGCKRTLFVSTSPMTDESGKVTSVMEISLDISQSKFLEEELERSRKKYQAIFSCIPTALFVLSLDDLTILECNTRPQALYGYEPGELLGTSFLALFDEPDLAPFEAAIRAERPIDRARHRRKNGQHFFAALRVSTAAFPGSQVYLASVTDITNRLETEQQLIQASKMATLGEMSTSVAHELNQPMTVIQTISDLLVRKVRKGQCVDQATLTEMAEGISRHIARATGIINHMREFGRKADRNLTAVDMGTVLHRTFELFSQQLKVRNIEVAFDIPEGLPTVAAQANPLEQVFMNLLLNARDAVDEHYGSASRPGEKRIAITAGVETIGERQFVTASIADNGAGIPPEVLGRIFEPFFTTKEVGKGTGLGLSISYGIIKDYGGDIVAAPGPEGGAMFTIRLPVWQEPGVTRT; translated from the coding sequence ATGAGGCCCCGTTTCCTGCCCCTGGGGCTGGCCGATCTGGCCCAGGCCCTGCCGCGCCTGTTGCGCACCATCCGCTGTTCGCTCATTACCAAGCTGGCCATCGTCTCCGGCGTGGCCTTGATGTTTTTCTTTTTTCTGTGGTCGTCGCTCAACATCAACGCCATGAAGACCCTGACCACCGAAGCCACCATGTCGGACATGAACCGGCTGGGAAACACCATCAATCTTGGCCTGCACTACGCCATGCTGACCTATGCCCCGGACACCATCCGGGAAATCATCAAAAGCATCGGCACCCAGCAGGGCATCCTGTCCATCCGCGTCTACAATAAAAAGGGCCAGATCAAGTATTCCAACCTGATCTCGGAGATCGACGAGCTCACCGACATCAAGGAAGAGGGCTGCTACGTCTGCCACCGCACGGCCCCGCCCCAGGTCCATCTGGCCCTGCGCGAACGCACCCGTTTTTTTACCGATGAATCCGGCCAGCCCTGCATCGGCATTCTGCGACCCATCGAGAACGAACCGGCCTGCGTCAACGACGCCTGCCACGTCCACCCGGCCGACAAGAAAATTCTCGGGCTGCTCGACATCACCGTGTCCCAGGCCGCCAACGAGGCCACCCTGGCCAACTACACCGAACGCAACTTCCTGGCTGCCCTGGCCGTGGCCGGCGGCACCTTCCTGGTGTTGTTTCTGTTTACCCACCTGCTGGTCAACCGCCCCGTGCGGGCCATGATCCAGGCCACCCGGACCATTGCGGCCGGGCGCACCTTCCGGGGGGTGGACATCCGCCAGGCCGACGAGCTGGGCGAGCTGGGCCGGGCCATCGACAGCATGGGCCGGGAGGTCCTCTCCAAACAGGCCGAGCTGGTGCGCCAGAAAAACCGCTACCAGGATCTTTTCGAACACGTGCCCTGCACCATCACGGTGCAGGACAGCAACCTGCGTCTTCTCAGCTACAATCAGGCCTTTGCCGACGAGTTTCACGTCCATCCCGGCCAGTATTGCTACAAGGCCTACAAGGGCCGCGAGGAGCCGTGCGACAATTGCCCGGTCATCCGCACCTTTGAGGACGGCCTGCCCCATTCCACCGAAGAGATCACCCTCGACCGCGACGGCTGCAAACGGACCTTGTTCGTCAGCACCTCGCCCATGACCGACGAGTCCGGCAAGGTCACCTCGGTCATGGAAATCAGCCTGGACATTTCCCAAAGCAAGTTCCTGGAAGAGGAACTGGAACGCTCGCGCAAGAAATACCAAGCCATCTTCAGCTGCATCCCCACCGCCCTTTTCGTGCTGAGCCTGGACGACCTGACCATCCTCGAATGCAACACCCGGCCCCAGGCGCTGTACGGCTACGAACCGGGAGAACTGCTCGGCACGTCGTTTCTGGCCCTTTTCGACGAACCCGACCTTGCCCCCTTTGAGGCGGCCATCCGGGCCGAACGCCCCATCGACCGGGCGCGCCACCGCCGCAAGAACGGCCAGCATTTCTTTGCCGCGCTGCGCGTCTCCACCGCCGCCTTTCCCGGCAGCCAGGTCTATCTGGCCTCGGTCACCGACATCACCAACCGCCTGGAGACCGAACAGCAGCTCATCCAGGCCAGCAAGATGGCGACCCTTGGCGAAATGTCCACCAGCGTGGCCCACGAACTCAACCAGCCCATGACCGTCATCCAGACGATTTCCGATCTGCTGGTGCGCAAGGTGCGCAAGGGCCAGTGCGTGGATCAGGCCACGCTCACCGAAATGGCCGAGGGGATCAGCCGCCACATCGCCCGGGCCACCGGCATCATCAACCACATGCGGGAATTTGGCCGCAAAGCCGACCGCAACCTGACCGCCGTGGACATGGGGACGGTCCTGCACCGCACGTTCGAGCTTTTTTCCCAGCAGCTCAAGGTACGCAACATCGAGGTCGCCTTCGACATTCCCGAAGGCCTGCCCACGGTTGCCGCCCAGGCCAACCCGCTGGAACAGGTGTTTATGAATCTGCTCCTTAACGCCCGCGACGCCGTGGACGAGCACTACGGCTCCGCCAGCCGGCCGGGTGAAAAGCGCATCGCCATCACGGCCGGCGTCGAAACGATCGGGGAGCGGCAATTCGTGACCGCGAGCATCGCCGACAACGGGGCCGGCATCCCCCCGGAGGTGCTCGGACGCATCTTCGAGCCGTTTTTCACCACCAAGGAAGTGGGCAAGGGAACCGGCCTGGGGCTGTCCATCAGCTACGGAATCATCAAGGATTACGGCGGCGACATTGTGGCCGCCCCTGGTCCCGAAGGCGGCGCGATGTTCACCATCCGCCTGCCGGTCTGGCAGGAGCCCGGAGTCACACGCACCTGA
- a CDS encoding TOBE domain-containing protein, with protein MSGIDLEHILDDMGQPMHDDSSVAPAEPHEPNFLSAEQMQRLDAAFTAWVSKAKGKRSVVSRNRARLVFLLLRATGAKLGEILAIDDRTDFVLAYRKVLLGGGKGEDAKPRREVYLPGELHAELKQLLRDPDYTPHRGGIFHLDQGYMRRVIYDRASEAGIPKHLANPNTLRRSRAVELLHNGVPLTVVQRILGHLTANSTAAFLDLPEEEQKRMEKHFLDRENRRSAGVHNTFFGKVATVEIGEIQSRLTVRTLGGHLLTAIISTKSLESLGLREGGLATARIKAPWVTLDAAPAEDATGAENRFRGVVERVTQGGDAAEVVVVLTDGTKLSATVGLDALRDMHLGQGDGVWAGASAFSVIVAAG; from the coding sequence TTGAGCGGCATTGACCTTGAGCATATCCTGGATGATATGGGACAGCCCATGCACGATGACTCCTCCGTGGCCCCGGCCGAGCCGCACGAGCCGAATTTCCTCTCGGCCGAACAGATGCAGCGCCTCGACGCCGCCTTCACCGCCTGGGTGTCCAAGGCCAAAGGCAAACGTTCGGTCGTCTCCCGAAACCGAGCCAGACTGGTCTTTTTACTGTTGCGTGCAACCGGGGCCAAACTCGGAGAAATCCTGGCCATCGATGACCGGACCGACTTCGTCCTGGCTTACCGCAAGGTGCTCCTTGGCGGCGGCAAGGGCGAGGACGCCAAACCCCGGCGCGAGGTCTATCTGCCGGGCGAGCTGCACGCCGAACTCAAGCAGCTGTTGCGCGACCCGGATTACACCCCCCACCGCGGGGGTATTTTCCATCTCGACCAAGGCTACATGCGCCGGGTCATCTATGACCGGGCCAGTGAGGCCGGCATCCCCAAGCATCTGGCCAACCCCAACACCCTGCGCCGTTCCAGGGCCGTGGAACTGCTGCACAACGGCGTGCCGCTCACCGTTGTCCAGCGCATTCTGGGGCATCTGACCGCCAACTCCACCGCCGCCTTCCTCGATCTGCCCGAGGAAGAACAAAAACGGATGGAGAAGCATTTTCTGGACCGGGAGAACCGGCGCTCGGCCGGGGTGCACAACACCTTTTTCGGCAAAGTGGCCACGGTCGAGATCGGCGAGATCCAGTCGCGCCTGACCGTGCGCACCCTGGGCGGCCATCTGCTGACCGCCATCATCTCCACCAAAAGTCTGGAGAGTCTCGGCCTGCGGGAGGGGGGACTGGCCACGGCCCGGATCAAGGCCCCGTGGGTGACCCTGGACGCCGCGCCGGCCGAAGATGCAACCGGGGCGGAAAACCGCTTTCGCGGGGTGGTGGAACGGGTGACTCAGGGGGGGGACGCGGCTGAAGTGGTGGTGGTCCTGACCGACGGCACCAAGCTTTCCGCCACGGTGGGACTGGATGCCTTGCGCGACATGCATCTGGGCCAAGGCGACGGCGTCTGGGCCGGGGCCAGCGCCTTTTCCGTGATCGTGGCCGCCGGCTGA